The following are encoded together in the Methanosarcina flavescens genome:
- a CDS encoding glycosyltransferase, whose product MKVAIFHDYFGAIGGGEKLVLMLAKYLNADVITTDLNTESVKKMGYSDVRIISLGKTPKVPPLKQISASFYFAACDFSKEYDFFIFSGNWAHFAAKKHKPNLYYCHTPTRAFYDLYHTFLNRQSLLISIFFRIWVWLHRPVSEYYLSYVCKIATNSKNTSRRIKKYFKRDAQVIYPPVETSKFTCREYGNFWLSVNRLYPEKRVEIQIEAFRRMPDEELVIVGGYSKGDHAKGYAENIVKNLPRNVKVLGEISEAELLDAYSRCKGIICTAMDEDFGMTPVEAMASGKPVIAVNEGGFKETVTEGTGIFINADIHSVIEAVKFISCRPNSYQDACFNRAKEFDISIFTKKIKNVICDDPEAFKRVI is encoded by the coding sequence ATGAAAGTAGCCATATTTCATGATTATTTCGGAGCAATTGGTGGTGGAGAGAAACTGGTGCTTATGCTGGCAAAATATCTCAATGCCGATGTTATCACTACTGACTTAAACACGGAATCCGTAAAAAAGATGGGCTACTCTGATGTACGCATAATCAGCCTGGGAAAAACCCCAAAAGTGCCTCCTCTGAAGCAGATCTCCGCATCTTTTTACTTTGCAGCCTGTGACTTTTCAAAAGAATATGATTTCTTTATCTTTTCAGGCAACTGGGCACACTTTGCAGCAAAGAAACATAAGCCCAACCTGTACTACTGCCACACTCCTACACGGGCTTTCTATGATCTCTACCATACCTTTCTCAACAGACAATCCTTATTAATTTCAATCTTTTTCCGGATCTGGGTCTGGCTTCACAGGCCAGTTTCGGAATATTACCTTTCTTACGTTTGTAAAATTGCAACTAACTCAAAGAATACCTCAAGAAGAATAAAAAAATACTTTAAAAGGGATGCTCAGGTAATCTATCCTCCCGTGGAAACTTCAAAGTTTACGTGCAGGGAATATGGAAATTTCTGGCTCTCAGTAAACCGCCTTTACCCTGAGAAAAGAGTGGAAATTCAGATCGAGGCATTCAGAAGAATGCCAGATGAAGAACTTGTTATCGTCGGAGGTTACTCTAAAGGCGATCATGCAAAAGGTTATGCGGAAAATATAGTTAAGAACTTACCGCGGAATGTAAAAGTTCTGGGTGAGATTTCGGAAGCTGAACTGCTTGATGCTTACTCCCGCTGTAAAGGTATTATCTGCACTGCTATGGATGAGGATTTCGGGATGACACCTGTGGAGGCTATGGCAAGCGGAAAACCCGTAATAGCCGTAAACGAAGGGGGATTCAAGGAAACAGTAACCGAAGGAACAGGGATCTTTATAAACGCAGATATCCACAGTGTCATAGAAGCTGTTAAATTCATATCTTGCAGACCTAACTCTTATCAGGATGCATGTTTCAACCGAGCTAAAGAATTTGATATTTCCATTTTTACTAAAAAAATAAAAAATGTGATTTGTGATGATCCTGAAGCATTTAAGCGAGTTATATAA
- a CDS encoding oligosaccharyl transferase, archaeosortase A system-associated, which produces MVTTNKGMRCPAVKRPANNLKLSIIALTAVVIVAFLMRMLSYASVTANGSITFNGYDDFYHMRRILYTASNFPHSLNFDSYINYPQGFEIGWPPLFDLLGALLAMILGGGQPDLYTIEFAGALLPLLLGILTIIPLYFVTSSVFDRKTALLAAFIFAVLPAHVYISRFGAVDHHVAETLLSTSAYAFFIFALKWAGEGSLSLTSLKNISSDKKYIKTLASAAASGLFFALLIFTWIGAPVFVSFIVLYAFIQTTLDLRAGKNSDYLLICTITSLLATLLFTIPLVARSVRPGLEMSAMYLSWFQVLYVLSLVAGTLILWGFSSYISKKDLNWKYYPAILILVSGLGLLSLRILSAEYYAFVIEGMRFFLGKGEYIGTIAEAVPLFLTAQGKLTFSPVLSSLGLCFLAALGGFFLLCLEWRGEKSKPEGIFFLLWSIFFAYLAISQRRFSYLFAVNVSILTAYFLWVLLESFDFEAEVRKLIKSGPITAKNSTSALKEEKETKSKKKSKQKISNTLGSKKDQQPDYFKIVSSVALIGLVFIPCIWSGFAFAKEGGSVDPEWKEALTWLEASSPETSNYLEPSETPEYSVLSWWDYGNWIVYLAKRPVVSNNFQTGIQDSAHFFTTDSEEEAKAIMEKLNVKYVITDKQMASGKFGAIVELAGKDIEQYFKIETVKGKTGLETVATAKNEFKNTEVYKLHELDGSNLGNLRLVYESSIPEEKGGKKNDVKIFEFVPGAKLSGTASPGQNVTATLVLNSNTGREFTYQNTAMSDKNSSFEITVPYSTENTAHGVRAVSAYSVSTGGNATVSGIQVTEDDVLNGNRIEVKSLETN; this is translated from the coding sequence ATGGTTACAACGAACAAAGGCATGAGATGTCCGGCGGTAAAACGGCCAGCGAATAATTTAAAACTCAGTATTATTGCTCTGACTGCAGTTGTGATAGTTGCTTTTCTCATGCGCATGCTGTCATACGCCTCAGTCACTGCAAACGGAAGCATAACTTTCAATGGATATGATGACTTCTACCACATGCGGCGCATTTTATATACAGCTTCCAATTTTCCCCATTCCCTTAATTTCGATTCTTACATAAATTACCCTCAGGGCTTTGAGATTGGGTGGCCGCCTCTTTTTGACCTGTTAGGCGCTCTGCTTGCAATGATCCTGGGAGGGGGACAGCCGGATTTATATACCATCGAATTCGCAGGAGCCCTGCTGCCCTTACTTCTGGGGATTCTGACAATAATTCCTTTATATTTTGTAACTAGCTCGGTATTTGACAGAAAAACCGCGCTTCTCGCAGCTTTCATTTTTGCAGTGCTTCCAGCACACGTATACATATCCCGATTTGGAGCGGTTGACCACCATGTAGCAGAGACGCTTCTATCAACTTCAGCTTATGCATTCTTCATATTTGCCTTAAAATGGGCAGGTGAGGGATCTCTCTCCCTGACATCTCTTAAAAACATCTCTTCCGACAAGAAATATATTAAAACGCTGGCTTCCGCAGCAGCATCCGGGCTTTTCTTCGCACTACTGATTTTCACATGGATAGGAGCTCCGGTTTTTGTGAGTTTTATTGTGCTTTACGCATTCATACAAACCACACTCGACCTCAGAGCCGGGAAAAATTCCGATTATCTTCTTATCTGCACCATTACAAGCCTTCTTGCAACACTTCTCTTTACTATTCCTCTTGTAGCAAGGTCTGTGCGCCCGGGCCTTGAGATGAGCGCAATGTACCTATCCTGGTTCCAGGTACTCTATGTATTGAGCCTGGTGGCAGGAACCCTAATCCTCTGGGGTTTTTCCTCATATATCTCGAAAAAGGATCTGAACTGGAAATACTATCCAGCCATCTTGATACTGGTCTCAGGGTTAGGGCTTCTCTCCCTCAGGATTCTTTCTGCCGAATACTATGCTTTCGTAATTGAGGGAATGAGGTTCTTCCTAGGAAAAGGTGAATACATAGGTACGATTGCTGAAGCTGTGCCATTATTTTTAACAGCGCAGGGAAAGCTTACTTTTTCGCCAGTACTATCAAGCCTGGGACTTTGCTTCCTTGCAGCTCTGGGAGGATTTTTCCTGCTTTGCCTTGAGTGGAGAGGAGAAAAATCAAAGCCTGAAGGGATATTTTTCCTCTTATGGTCAATTTTCTTTGCATATTTAGCAATTTCCCAGAGGCGCTTTTCCTATCTGTTCGCAGTAAACGTTTCAATTCTTACCGCGTACTTCCTCTGGGTATTACTCGAGTCCTTTGACTTTGAGGCTGAAGTAAGGAAACTGATCAAGTCAGGACCAATAACCGCGAAGAACTCCACGTCTGCACTTAAGGAGGAGAAAGAAACAAAGTCAAAGAAAAAATCAAAACAGAAAATAAGCAATACATTAGGCTCGAAAAAGGACCAGCAGCCCGATTACTTCAAAATTGTCTCATCCGTGGCACTGATAGGGCTTGTATTTATACCCTGCATATGGTCCGGGTTTGCTTTTGCAAAAGAAGGAGGATCGGTTGATCCTGAGTGGAAAGAAGCTCTCACCTGGCTTGAAGCCTCAAGCCCTGAGACTTCGAATTACCTTGAGCCTTCCGAAACTCCCGAGTACAGTGTTTTGAGCTGGTGGGACTATGGAAACTGGATTGTTTACCTGGCAAAAAGACCTGTCGTTTCAAACAATTTCCAAACCGGCATACAGGACTCAGCCCATTTCTTCACAACTGACTCCGAAGAAGAAGCAAAGGCAATTATGGAGAAGCTCAATGTAAAGTATGTAATAACCGACAAACAGATGGCGAGCGGCAAGTTTGGGGCTATTGTTGAGCTTGCAGGCAAGGATATTGAACAGTATTTCAAAATTGAAACTGTTAAAGGGAAAACTGGTCTTGAGACCGTTGCAACAGCTAAAAATGAATTCAAGAATACCGAAGTATACAAACTTCATGAACTCGACGGATCAAATCTTGGAAACCTGAGACTTGTTTATGAAAGTTCTATCCCTGAGGAAAAGGGCGGCAAGAAAAATGATGTAAAGATATTCGAATTCGTCCCAGGAGCTAAACTCTCAGGTACTGCAAGCCCGGGACAGAACGTTACTGCCACCCTTGTGCTCAACTCGAACACAGGTCGGGAATTCACTTATCAGAACACGGCAATGTCAGATAAAAACAGTTCATTTGAAATAACCGTACCTTACTCAACCGAAAATACAGCACATGGAGTTAGAGCTGTATCGGCTTATTCCGTGAGTACAGGAGGGAATGCTACAGTCTCAGGAATCCAGGTAACGGAAGATGATGTCCTGAACGGGAACCGGATAG